The genomic stretch gtggaaggaaaccagagtgcctggaggaaacccacgtagacacggggagaacatacaaactccttgcagatgttgacctggctaggattcaaaccagcgacccagcgctgcaaggaaagagcgttaaccactacgccaccatgctgctcctttcagagcattctgggagaccaggcattatttttactggcttcagaattctcagaaacagacaTTCCTCAGAGCTGCATCTGACAGGACTAAGGATGTTGCCACCTCTGATATATTTTTAGAATGtacagtaaatcagggagagaaaatattttacaatgggctaacactgactaaaacatttataaatgaatCCTTGTTATAAAGGGGTTAATGAGCTTTGCACATCCTCCTTGCAGTCTGTACTGTCTGAATATCCAGAATCGTGTGACTTTTGTCCTGAAAGCACGGGAAATCAGGAAGTGAGATTAAAAGAAAATTTGCCGTATTTTTGGCTACATAACTCCGCATAGGAAATAAGTTTTCTTTGTATGCAGACTGGCCTTAATCAAAGGAAAACTGTCCAGGCTGCATTATGTTTGCATGTTTCATTTAAAGGGCCATGGTAACATGACACCGGTACTGAAAACTGAGTCTGAAATTGTTCTGCTATCAAGAAACCCATTGTATTAAAGTTAATTTTCACTTtaccatccttaaagagaacccaaggcgggtatttgaaatcttaagagaccacagaagcatgtcctgtgcataatgacatgcctctgggtctcgcCTAGCGATAGTCTCCTTGTAACTAGCCATCTATTTACCTTCCGTATGTCATTCAATgcgcgctcccccgcctctgtccccgccgctgcccgcctcctgtgagcttcctccaatcagaaacTAAGCCGCCACCTGTGAGATACATCCTGGGTcgtggcttagcttccgattgaagGAAGTTCACAGGAGGCGGGCAGCAAcagggacagaggcgggggagcacgcTTTGATTGACATACAGAAGGTAAATAgacggctagcgacaagcagattgtcgctagctaggcgctttttacaggggggcacaagagatccgaggggggggggaggcgacaatagcgagacacagaggcatgtcattatgcacaggacatgcctctgtggtctcttaagatttcaaataccagcctcgggttctctttaagtgtaagaaaaaaaaatcatccatttATAAAACATAACAATGAAAAGGTCTTCAGACTGCCCTGTTTGCAGTACTTCTCTCCAGAGGCTGTTGTGAACTGCGCTGTGCATGAATTACCATTACCATCAACTTAGTATAATTTAAAGCAGACTTTTAATAATGGGATGAAtcatttttggtaattttttcatTGTGTTTTAACCAAAATGGTTTGATCTTCTCCATATACCTTTGTTCTCCCTTCTTCCTGTACTTATTTGTTATTAAATTATAGACAGCAAAGGTTAACATTCAACATTAAACACAGATATATTTAGTATGTCTCTGATGTATGaggacaaaaaaaaccccaacttAATAATGATAATTTTGATTAACTCAATTTTCTtttccttaaagtggtctgaaactctgacataacattcaataaaagtgtgtttttctactttgtattattcatacagttatcatatttgcttttgtgcacaagtaatattgtctgtctacaaattacaagtttccaaagtgtagtttttcttgccctgaaagctgccattgcattttattccaactgcattttattatatattaaaatcttctaatgagttgttctgaactgtgtgtgcctgaagcagagacagcttctcagaaagtgttttttacttgttacagacaaatgtatcaacattggaatgtaaacaaagatactgttatctccagtttggatgcaaatttgaagctaaatagcaggacaaagtgctttgtttaaccatttaagtgatgttctgctaacaaAAGAAAATTCTGGGATACTAGCTttgaagctgtgaggaatcttttagagcaaagtagaaatgttgactttcagaccactttaaagtgggactaaacttagaacttcctctctgctctaaaagattagccacagcatgataacgttTGGGGAAaacaatttctttgttacaacttatggaaatcctaaaaaaaaccctgaagttttacttagtttcatttttgcagaaggcactgaaagggAGCTTCAGTATTTCCTATATGGAAAACTGCCAAGACAGAGCCCTCCTGTAggctattcacagttgctgataagggATAGTTAGACACAttgatctgcctaaacaaacacagaacagagagacctgaatttcttcagcaactctatgtggaatgaagacttttcattgtgtgctgtgcaagaattTAAGTCTGCTATAATGTCTGGTAAAGAAGGAGATTCAATAAGTAAGAGTCTCATATAGATGAAACTGAAAAAAACCCATTGATTCACTGCACACTCACAAGAAAAGTACCTACCTATTTATTAGGGACATAGAAGCCCAATATTAGTCAACAAATTCACACCTTACACAGATACTCACTATAGGCTGGTTTTTTGCCTATGTTCAATACTGCATTCAGTGAAGCCCCCATTAAAACAAGTAAACAAGTGTTGCTGTGTTGTGTTTGCTAATTCATTTATTAGAACACAATTTGAAGATTACTATATTATATGGTAGTACAGAGGTTGGCTGGTGCTGATCTCCTTGCCGTATATGTCTAGAAAAACCAGCCATTTGGAAGTTGTTAGTCAGCTGGGAGTTGCGGTTTCAGTGGGGAGAGTAAGCAAACCCTCTTCTTGCTACGTATGTGTCACTGCAGTGTCCATGGGGGTCATGGGACTTAGGGGGTCAAGGTAGGGGTAAGAAGTGAACAGAGCCCCAAAAAACTGTACCAGAGACATCAGCATCAGTGATCCACTGCAccaagtatattattattaaaatgtattttgtgTGTGAGAGTGGGGAGAGGGGAGTTTAAACACACCCCAGCATCAGTGCACCCAGCCCTATTTAatataaggctactttcacactagaCCTTTTGCAGTGGGCATCCACAGAAATAGTATCGCACCACAGCGATGATAAAGATTTGCATTATCAATGCAATGTGAAATgtgcagtgcagcatacagtccatagaccTATGCTTGCACCACACCCTGATCCGAGTGCCTGGTAATGCACTTCAGACATTGCATTGTTACACCCTGACTCATCACACCACAAAACTACCAGTGTGAAAGTCCCCATTGAATAGAATTGCATCATATTCTGATTCGATTACATTGTCAGTTGAGCCGCGATGCAACAggcatagtgtgaaaggagcctaaaatgtatttgcattcaaattttgtaGTTATGGGAGGTCACCTAGACAGTTATCAACAAAAAGCACACCATACCTCCATCCAATCAAATTCCAGAAGACCTGAGAACGTTACTGAAACGTATAGGTAGGGAAAGTGTTACAAAGCAATCTCTAAAACCCTGGAACTGCAGCgaatcatcatcatcaacatCCAACCCTAATGAAGAATCGGGGTAAATCTGCAGTGCCCAGGAGTGGCCTTCTTAGCAAATATACTACTGTATTCCGCTGGAAAGTAACAGAAGAACACACACAAAACATTAGGAATACACTAGACAAAAGTGATATCCTTGAAAGTTGGAAGGGGAAAACCACTGCTGATCTAGAAAACATAagcaaataaacatggcagcctccattctcTTCTTACTGCAGGGTCACTCTAATCCATACATGTGGCCCAAATCTGACatgcagagccatcaaatttggccctcaggtggtttctccACTTCACATTGTGTTTGGCCcaatctagaccaccagggaaacaatACTGAAGGCAATGCCCTAGTTTACCAGGGAAACCATATGGAGAGGGAGTGGGAAAGCACAAGATAGCAgaaaactgtatagtggaggatgggggccactagacagtatggaacagtataggggagagaggcggccaccaggaaactgtacaggggagggagtgAGGACCAattaacaccagggaactgtatttgggagcgagggccactagacatcaggggactgtatagggaaaggaggaggaccactagacatcagggaattgtataggggagagaggtggccaccagacaccagggaactgtataggggagggagtgagGACCAATAAACAcctggaaactgtataggggagggagggtcaCTAGACATAAGGGAACTCTCTAGAGGAAGGGGCCTactagacactaggaaactgAGTGGGGAGGCAGGGCATGAGAAACCAAGGAACTTTATCAGAGAGGGAGGTGGCTTCTAGACATTGAGGTAGGCTcaagacttggtcccagtgtccaTTTTGGCTCACTTTGTATTGGAATTCAACATCTCTGCTCTAATCACTTGAATTTGTTGATAACAGCAACAGTGTATTTAAAATAATCTCATGTTTTTAAATCAAAAGCAGTAGCTTGAAAGGCCCTCCTCGACATTCAGCAAGCAGATTATCAAGGGAAATAGAGTTTTCCACTTTCTTTATGAAAACGGAAAACCCTGTAATGTTTTAAACCACAAAAGAGTATAAGATTATTTCTTAAAACTTTAACTTCAATTTCAAACCAAGGAGGTAGGAAGAAAGAATCTAAAATGTAGGGCAGACTTCCCAGTTAAAATTGCATTAGCCTTATATTACAGAGTAAGCCCATGCAATATATTTCTTTCTACTGATGGGTGCAGGATGTATCATGTAACCCATATGAGCCAAACATATTACCAAGCAGCCACCTACACATCGAAACAACCTGACTATTATGGATAAAGAGCAATGTAACTAAACTCTAAACTGCTTGAGTGGTTTCACTGTCATTATCGGTTGTCTGAGTCAAAACGAACAGCTGTCTTGTGAGCAGAAACAAGTCAATGGGATGATATGCAGATCATGAGAGCACATTACCAACTGTATGGTGGTTCTGGAAATGTAACCCGCTCTACAGTATTCAAAGCTAACATCTGATTGGGTCATAGGCTCCACAGAGGTGTGTCTTAAATGGGATTGAcagacacaaaatcaaattccatttacccactgctctgtgtttattatgtaatctacatgcaatctgcattgcaagcattccaatataatcataaatgtttctgctgtaattaatcttatctttcctcccacattcctgcttctcactgattggctaagggcagttcagtgtgacaggaggctgtgaagggaaatacaccttacCCCTCTGCAGAAGTTGCTCAAATACGATATATGCTTTGATCACATGTTTGCAAAGCAaaatagatatgacagtgcagtttccaggagaAAATAGAGTAAGGGCGGAAATTACATCAggtttggcttcagtcagaggcaatgaagatggaaaatgcctggaacaattttctttttatttactatataaaatttgctaaaatcaaaatgtgcacAGCACAAtagatatgttatgtaagtagaacaagtatttatctactaatatgcatttttttctggGGTAGTATGGCTGCCCCTGTTACTATAAAATGCtcactaacggtacaattttcaaTATGGAGAATCTCCCGGCCATTCAGATAAATTAGATCAGATTGAAAGAGAAAATAAACCTCATTGATGTTCCAAATTGACTGTGAACGATTCTAATGGTGATTGTTCAGCATCAATTTAGTCGATCAGAAAAGTGTTTAATAATCATTTGAGATGGATAGGACGTACAGATTGATTCGTGGATGatgaaataatttatatattaagATTTTATATTTCTGATTGCTTAGATGATTCTTTCCTGCAAATAgtcctgttaatgggcacctttaagaacatgcccatcaatgatacaatcttgattgtataatCTTACCAAATTTtttataggtaaaaaaaaaatgaaataaaaaaaaatcataccaaaTTTATTTAGTAGAAGGGTACACTGAGAGTGAATATACTTTATTTTGATACTTTCGGTAGTTACTCGTATGACGCTAGGTGACGCCACTTCCTCAGGCGGTgtcatgcgtcaggcagcataccgcccacctccctccctcctccttgcATGCCTGCTTGTAGACATTAGATCAGCAAGACTAACAGCTCCTCAGGGAGAAAGGAGAGTGGTTCCCATAGCACAGCGTATACCGGAAATAAAAAGGAAAGTCCTTCTATTGCCTCAGAATGGCTTTATTACTGCCAGGTTAAAGAATACGTGTTTAAAAAGCCTCAGTGTGTATCAGGAGCATAGCCTCTCAATCACACACTTGTAATTGCCTTCTTCAGAGTGATGACATCATTGCCGAGCATCTCACACAGTGACATGGGGGTTTCCTGCTCTGTAAATTGATGCAGCTGTTGTCAAACAATAATTGCAACCGTAAAGCAGCAATCATATGAGAATATTAGCCGATGTATATTCTTATACAAAAAGGGCAGTGCCACCCATCAAAAATGTAAGGTTCCTTTTTGGCATTTTACCATTATTTTATAAAGATATGCATAAGACTGcacagtgacatcatcactccCTCGTAGTGCACAATTTAAGATGTCTATTTCACAGATACTGAGGCAGCTAAAGCTAAATACAGCTAAGTACCCACATCCGATTAACGTCTCCTGTTGGGAATCAGGAAACAATTCCTCGGGCAACAATTTGGGGCCCTATGCATATAGAGACATATCACCGGAGTGGCTCCCCGTGATCAATGAGAAGAATGAAATCAGGGCTGCTCAGGGGTTTTTAAAGATCCATCATGCTGGATCTTTAGATGACAGCGGCGGCCACTGTACCGTCACTAGATGAACAAGCAAACGTTGACCGAAGTGGTTGTTATCAGCCGCTTGGGGGACtcttatctagtgtgtgtatgtagcttgggCTGGAGGAGTGGACTATTGGAAGGATGTGAATGTATGATGATCCTCATTGACTGTCCAGGCAGGTGACACCAAATAGATGAAAAAAGAACAGTGGTGTAAAAAAAGAACAGTGGTGTTACCTTACAGTGTTGCTAGGATATGGGAATaacaagaaagaaagaagaaaaagaaaacagttcacaTACACAATTTATACATACACACTATGAGTAGCTACGAGTATGTAGGTACTTATAATCGAAATTTAATTTAGTGCTGCCCgcgacgggggaggggggggtttacATACCTACGCCACTGCCTTTAGCTAATGCGTTCCACTCACTGTCCACATAACTCCACTACTTCTCCTTTCGGGTTTGAAGAAGGAGTTATGTAAACTGCAAGTGCAACATATCAGCTATCGGCGGTGGCATAGGTGAGTTAAACCACCTATACCCGACAGTTCCCTCCATGTTAGACGTGCATGACGAATTATCTTTTCTATTTAAAATGGAAAGACTGGATGCAACTTTAAATGTGGAAAAGGGGACAAAAAGGTTCTTTAAGAGATGGAAAGCATATATGCTTCTGATGAACTCTGATACACAAGTTAGACAGCTTATGGAACCATTcaagtactcttcttggtatgcctACCAGCAATTAGCAGGTACCTTAGGACGTTTAGAAATTCACACTAGTTAATTTTTGTTTGATCCCTTATATCTATAGATACTAAACAAAGTGTATTAaaacttaaagagagagagcagaagggagggagggtagaggggggggggggggtggaggaaagGGGGGGAGTTTCAGGGTGGGAGTTTGGGAAGTCAATTTTATATGTGAATGAGATTGATGTTCCATGTCACTAAAATATAATATCCTGATATTAACAAACAGCAGCTGCGTCTGCATACTGTCAAGATGTGAGATGGTAGACATATTTTTGTAACCAGGGTGAAAATTTGAAAACCAAataaaatttattgaaaaaaaaaaaaccaccccctGCCGTGGGCAGCGATATCTGCTTTAAATTTCAATTACGGGTAGCTCTGTACTCGTAGCTACTCGTAGTGCGTACCACTATTGACAACTGTTTCTCTAGAGATTGCTTTAACACATTGGCCTTAAGATCTCTTTATGAGTAGACAattttattttatctaaaatataATACATACTTACTGAACATTTGGCTTCCTGTAAAACACCACATTACTATTTAATTAGCATTATGCCTGCAGCTTCTGACGTGTTTCTAAGTACTTTAGTCACACACACATGATGCTGAGGTGAGTCATTTTTGACCTATCCCTGCCCGGAGCTCAGGAAGAAGCTGAGCTCTTTGGATGGACTTGGATCTGCGTTCTTAGCATTCTCCTGGAGTTCCCATGTGTGCACTTGGCATATCTGTTTGCACGctaaattattttgggcaaaaCTTCAGATATTTCTGGCAAAACcactctttaaagtgaatttaAGAAACAATAATGATCTGAGAAAATACTGAGCGTATTTTTGTCCTCCCTTTGAAAGCCCGATCCCATGGGACAGGATGAATTTATGAGCAAGTGTGCATAAATCAAAGCTTAGCTTTGCTAGCGTCAGTACGATTTAGCAGTGCTGTTAACCCTGTTGTATACAGCTATCAATGCTGCATGTTTTCTTTTCACCACAGCATTAGTTATAGAAAAAAATCCATAATGTATTTCCCAGGAGAGCAAGATCGCTTTCAAAGCCCCCTTTACTTTGATGGTAAAACGGAAATGTATTTCTTACTTGAGGCTGATTTAGTAAAGGTGAGCTCAATAGTGCCAGCAGTGAGAAGTTTTCCCTCTGCTTAACCAGATTGACCATGCTTGTGGATCTGTGCATTGTCTGTTGTGCATTCACAGGGGTAGCAGGCTTGTACATACAtgactatatattattttttattattattatatatttatattggcTTACATTTTCTTAGAtgcagagaggaggggaggggaactTAAGAGGTACCTGAAATCACATGTGTTTCCCACCAAAGGTAACCTTACTTTGTCACAGTGGTGGGTATTGCATGAACAAGTCAACCTGAAATCTATGCCGGCAGTAGCCTAGCTACTGGTAGGGTGTTCTAGCCGGACAGGTCAAAGGCGATCTTCCAGACTAAATAGGATACACTGGTCCTCCAAGTCTGGGAGTTGGACAAAAGGCTAACAACCTGTTCCCGCGATAACCTAATTGTTAAGAAACCTTCAGAGAAGCCTCAGAAATCAAAACGGATGAGATAGATGGGGCAGGAAACGGAAGGCTAAGAATCCAGGGCTGTAAACCCAAGGCATACACCCCATTTGAAAGCCTGTGCTCCCCAAGTACCACCTGGTATGATGAAGATTCTCTCACTCATGTACTCCTTGATGCCTCTTGAAATATACAGTAGTAATACACGGTAATTGTTTCTAAACTGTTTGCAATCATTTActtttgcttttaattagctaaaatacttttTTGGTGTAGTTTATATATGAGTTATCATTTTCTAAATTCTCAGAATTTGTTATACTTAAATAGCTATATCAAACCCAAGTACCTCCTAAACCTAACTGACCCCCTGGACACATcagaccccctggacccatcaaacCCCCTGGAGCCATCAGACCCCCTGGACACATcagaccccctggacccatcagacccCCTGGACACATCAGACCCCCTGGACACATCAGACCCTGTGAACCCATCAGATCCCCTGGACACATCAGACCCCCTGGACACATCAGACCCCCTGGACACATCAGATCCCCTGGACACATCAGACCCCCTGGACATATCAGACCCTGTGAACCCATCAGATCCCCTGGACACATCAGACCCCCTGGATACATCAGACCCCCTGGACACATCAGATCCCCTGGACACATCAGACCCCCTGGACATATCAGACCCTGTGAACCCATCAGATCCCCTGGACACATCAGACCCCCTGGATACATCAGACCCCCTGGACACATCAGATCCCCTGGACACATCAGACCCCCTGGACATATCAGACCCTGTGAACCCATCAGATCCCCTGGACACATCAGACCCCCTGGACACATCAGACCCCCTGGCCCCTCAGACCCTGGGAACCCTGGGGGTACACACGTAGCACAAGTTGAGAACCTAGCCTCTAAATAGTGACAATATTTGCGAAAATATATGCATATGACGAAACACATTTTTGCACACATGCACTGAGGTCTATGTGCACAAGAAGAACACATTTTCAAGAAAATTATATTTCCCCCAAATTCCAAGTTATTGCAAAATTTCTTATCATAATTACAATTATgtgcaaaattaattacgaattgTGCTGCAATTACTCTAATAGGATATTCAAGCTCATCACTAGTGTCCAGCCCTTTCTCCACCTGTAAATACCAATACAAGCTCCGCTCCCCTCTATCAACACCGCTCCATGGGCAACACTGACAGCTCCCTTCACACTTCTTATCAATGGTTTTTCCACTCCATGGGCACCACTGAAAGATCCTTCAACATCTCTCATCACTCATTTACCACTTGGTGGGCAACACTGACAGCTCCAATCATCACTGATTTCCTACCACGGGCACCACTGAAAGCTCCCTTCATACCTCTCATCACTGATTTCCTACCACGGGCACCACTGAAAGCTCCCTTCATACCTCTCATTACTGATTTCCTACCACGGGCACCACTGAAAGCTCCCTTCATACCTCTCATCACTGATTTCCTACCACGGGCACCACTGAAAGCTCCCTTCATACCTCTCATTACTGATTTCTCACTCCATGGGCACTACTGACAGCTCCAATCATCACTGATTTCTCACTCCATGGGCACTACTGACAGCTCCAATCATCACTGATTTCCTACCACGGGCACCACTGACAGCTCCCTTCACACGTCTCATTGTTGATTTCTCACTCCATGGGCACCACTGACAGCTCCCTTCATACCTCTCATCACTGATATCTCACTCCATGGGCACCACTGACAGCTCCCTTCATTCCTCTCATCACTGATTTCTCACTCCATGGGCACCACTGACAGCTCCCTTCATACCTCTCATCACATATATCTCACTCCATGGGCACCACTGACAGCTCCCTTCATACCTCTCATCACTGATTTCTCACTCCATGGGCACCACTGACAGCTCCCTTCATACCTCTCATCACTGATATCTCACTCCATGGGCACCACTGACAGCTCCCTTCATACCTCTCATCACATATATCTCACTCCATGGGCACCACTGACAGCTCCCTTCATACCTCTCATCACTGATTTCTCACTCCATGGGCACCACTGACAGCTCCCTTCATACCTCTCATCACTGATTTCTCACTCCATGGGCACCACTGACAGCTCCCTTCATACCTCTCATCACTGATATCTCACTCCATGGGCACCACTGACAGCTCCCTTCACACGTCTCATTGCTGATTTCTCACTCCTTGGGCACCACTGACAGCTCCCTTCATACCTCTCATCACTGATATCTCACTCCATGGGCACCACTGACAGCTCCCTTCACACGTCTCATTGCTGATTTCTCACTCCATGGGCACCACTGACAGCTCCCTTCATACCTCTCATCACTGATATCTCACTCCATGGGCACCACTGACAGCTCCCTTCATACCTCTCATCACTGATATCTCACTCCATGGGCACCACTGACAGCTCCCTTCATACCTCTCATCACTGATATCTCACTCCATGGGCACCACTGACAGCTCCCTTCATACCTCTCATCACTGATATCTCACTCCATGGGCACCACTGACAGCTCCCTTCACACGTCTCATTGCTGATTTCTCACTCCTTGGGCACCACTGACAGCTCCCTTCATACCTCTCATCACTGATTTCTCACTCCATGGGCACCACTGACAGCTCCCTTCATACCTCTCATCACTGATATCTCACTCCATGGGCACCACTGACAGCTCCCTTCATACCTCTCATCACTGATATCTCACTCCATGGGCACCACTGACAGCTCCCTTCATACCTCTCATCACTGATTTCTCACTCCTTGGGCACCACTGACAGCTCCCTTCATACCTCTCATCACTGATATCTCACTCCATGGGCACCACTGACAGCTCCCTTCATACCTCTCATCACTGATATCTCACTCCATGGGCACCACTGACAGCTCCCTTCACACGTCTCATCACTGATATCTCACTCCATGGGCACCACTGACAGCTCCCTTCACACGTCTCATTGCTGATTTCTCACTCCATGGGCACCACTGACAGCTCCCTTCATACCTCTCATCACTGATATCTCACTCCATGGGCACCACTGACAGCTCCCTTCACACGTCTCATTGCTGATTTCTCACTCCATGGGCACCACTGACAGCTCCCTTCATACCTCTCATCACTGATATCTCACTCCATGGGCACCACTGACAGCTCCCTTCACACGTCTCATTGCTGATTTCTCACTCCATGGGCACCACTGACAGCTCCCTTCATACCTCTCATCACTGATATCTCACTCCATGGGCACCACTGACAGCTCCCTTCATACCTCTCATCACTGATATCTCACTCCATGGGCACCACTGACAGCTCCCTTCATACCTCTCATCACTGATATCTCACTCCATGGGCACCACTGACAGCTCCCTTCATACCTCTCATCACTGATATCTCACTCCATGGGCACCACTGACAGCTCCCTTCACACGTCTCATTGCTGATTTCTCACTCCTTGGGCACCACTGACAGCTCCCTTCATACCTCTCATCACTGATTTCTCACTCCATGGGCACCACTGACAGCTCCCTTCATACCTCTCATCACTGATATCTC from Hyperolius riggenbachi isolate aHypRig1 chromosome 2, aHypRig1.pri, whole genome shotgun sequence encodes the following:
- the LOC137544848 gene encoding sporozoite surface protein 2-like — protein: MSYHFLNSQNLLYLNSYIKPKYLLNLTDPLDTSDPLDPSNPLEPSDPLDTSDPLDPSDPLDTSDPLDTSDPVNPSDPLDTSDPLDTSDPLDTSDPLDTSDPLDISDPVNPSDPLDTSDPLDTSDPLDTSDPLDTSDPLDISDPVNPSDPLDTSDPLDTSDPLDTSDPLDTSDPLDISDPVNPSDPLDTSDPLDTSDPLAPQTLGTLGVHT